One Fusarium falciforme chromosome 1, complete sequence genomic window carries:
- a CDS encoding EHN domain-containing protein: MATEIKPFKIQVSDSAIEFLRDKLQNATFAKESDFSDDWESGSPLSEIKRLAAYWRDGFDWRAQEAQLNKLPHFTSKVSVDGFDDLQIHFLHQKGNKPDSIPLLFSHGWPGNFLEVVKLLPLLTDPKDGPSFHVVAPSLPNFGFSDGVSKRGFGIPQYAEAMHKLMLNLGYDKYVTQGGDWGYAVTRLIGVQYPESCVASHVNFVRAFGPPTFFTAPWQFIKHALLPYADHEKAGRARTQWFFEEGFGYNLEQRTKPSTIGFALADSPVALLAWIYEKLHDWTDSYPWTDDEILTWVSVYQFSTAGPAASARIYYESKHSSPEQTAKADAYVPNVPLGLSYFPKDIVVPPQTWGRTLGPIVYEKIHSDGGHFASHERPQELAEDLREMFGKGGGAFHVVKQFQSKL, from the exons ATGGCCACCGAAATCAAGCCCTTCAAGATTCAAGTCTCGGATTCGGCTATTGAATTCCTCAGAGATAAACTACAAAACGCAACTTTTGCCAAAGAGTCTGACTTTTCCGATGACTGGGAGTCCGGTTCCCCTCTGAGTGAGATAAAGCGACTCGCTGCCTATTGGAGAGACGGGTTCGACTGGCGAGCTCAGGAAGCCCAGCTGAATAAGTTGCCTCACTTCACTTCCAAAGTCTCAGTGGACGGCTTCGACGACCTACAGATCCACTTCTTGCATCAGAAAGGGAACAAACCGGATAGCATTCCACTTTTGTTTTCCCACGGCT GGCCTGGGAACTTCCTCGAAGTGGTCAAGCTTCTTCCCTTGCTCACAGACCCTAAAGATGGGCCTTCATTCCATGTTGTGGCACCGTCCTTGCCCAACTTTGGCTTTTCAGACGGGGTGTCAAAACGCGGGTTTGGCATTCCTCAGTACGCCGAAGCAATGCACAAGCTTATGTTGAATCTGGGTTACGACAAATATG TCACCCAAGGCGGAGATTGGGGATACGCCGTCACTCGCTTGATCGGCGTCCAGTACCCAGAAAGCTGTGTGGCCTCTCACGTCAACTTTGTTCGCGCCTTCGGACCGCCCACTTTCTTCACGGCACCCTGGCAATTCATAAAACACGCCCTCCTCCCCTACGCGGACCATGAAAAGGCAGGGCGCGCTCGAACACAGTGGTTCTTCGAAGAAGGGTTCGGATACAACCTGGAACAAAGAACGAAACCATCCACGATCGGTTTTGCTCTGGCAGACTCACCCGTCGCTCTTTTGGCATGGATCTACGAGAAGCTCCATGACTGGACAGATAGCTACCCTTGGACCGATGATGAAATCTTGACTTGGGTTTCTGTGTACCAATTCTCCACGGCAGGACCAGCGGCGAGTGCTCGGATTTACTATGAAAGCAAGCACTCGAGTCCTGAGCAGACGGCAAAGGCAGACGCGTATGTGCCAAATGTTCCCCTTGGACTGTCGTACTTCCCCAAGGATATTGTTGTGCCCCCTCAGACATGGGGACGGACTCTTGGGCCGATTGTGTATGAAAAGATTCACTCAGACGGAGGCCACTTCGCATCGCACGAAAGGCCACAAGAACTCGCCGAGGATCTGAGAGAGATGTTTGGAAAGGGCGGGGGTGCTTTCCACGTGGTGAAGCAGTTCCAGTCAAAACTGTGA
- a CDS encoding Zn(2)-C6 fungal-type domain-containing protein gives MENPQFVRFAKKSASRKRATKACLKCRRRKVRCDVTRTSAPCTNCRLDGDECVVARRGVSIQIRYNEPSPFTPNADADDVDPSHPTTRPDLTTLSPPPEADLGSATPFTNDTCNNGKNIRTFGITCEDAKTNTSNIIPLDPVRSELKALYSSMPFLKALSIRDRDFNHLNSQGCLRVPAKPILDEFVRHYFLYVHPLLPLLNEADFWRAYNPAQTETYSSSGGSPVSLLLLQAIMFASCTFVPKESLKVLGFSSIHEAKESFYTKAKLLYDFATDPDPISIAQAALLLTYWCPTFRPGPRKPNSRWLRIAVQNARAVGAHNYATIAQEAHATPQDIKRQNVLKRVWWCCIIRDRIMPLCVRRNIQITREIFNFDSNPPLGYEDLVDELESSRVYNTTTKHTLMVTLERLTELCVCLTDVLALVYPTEHLPILDAEAHSTAFDKVQEYRRCLQYWAEITRPPLKHTELSPETDSFEDSSVLFTNLAWIYYHAARVALFNYELHLGVILGLVTRKATSNLQTQFLEENRKGLRSATRSIADCHSQLHPLRLTRWLPSSAVACTALPLAMHMVDIKMSSDSSQGEIWSRPGIAAKQSRLNVLIQAFRELHPKYDGVDSISKTIRYFMECTYLQDSTPTPSFGENTDVLARSPTYYLRLALTIDLCLSQDRLPQDSDFPTPLRPFLHNASLSKPVLLEQQFVTQSLATKALTPPRPLSPTVVRSFSQWVEDDRCVHFALEMGIDISQPPFAPEAMQENTATVEPLPCPTETCSTESLESDSARADDETEYLPPNLDNLTGWAENDQSLYFAQEAGLIPQGVGLYDGSQGDEEYPGLEALAQHTLDLDMGFLWKGVENGEQPEDALGMLM, from the exons ATGGAAAACCCTCAGTTTGTCCGCTTCGCCAAAAAGTCGgcctcgaggaagagggccACCAAGGCTTGCCTCAAGTGCCGCAGGAGAAAGGTCCGCTGCGATGTCACCCGCACTTCGGCTCCTTGCACCAATTGTCGGTTGGATGGGGATGAGTGCGTTGTTGCTCGTCGAGGGGTTTCGAT ACAGATACGATATAATGAACCATCACCATTCACTCCAAACGCTGATGCCGACGATGTCGATCCGAGCCATCCGACTACGAGACCAGACTTGACCACGCTGTCACCGCCTCCAGAAGCCGATCTCGGCAGCGCAACACCGTTCACGAACGATACATGCAATAATGGCAAAAATATCCGGACATTCGGCATTACTTGCGAGGATGCTAAGACAAACACATCAAATATTATCCCACTGGACCCCGTGCGATCCGAGCTGAAAGCCCTATACTCGTCGATGCCATTCCTGAAGGCCCTTAGCATACGCGACCGCGACTTCAACCATCTAAATTCTCAAGGATGCCTACGCGTCCCCGCCAAGCCCATCCTCGACGAGTTTGTTCGACATTATTTCCTCTACGTTCATCCACTACTCCCTCTGCTCAACGAGGCGGACTTTTGGCGGGCGTACAATCCCGCCCAGACAGAGACCTACTCAAGCTCTGGCGGCTCCCCTGTCTCTTTGCTGCTACTGCAAGCCATCATGTTTGCCTCGTGCACA TTTGTACCAAAAGAGAGCCTCAAAGTCTTAGGCTTCTCTAGCATccacgaggccaaggaaTCTTTCTACACCAAAGCAAAG CTGCTCTATGACTTTGCTACCGACCCAGATCCCATCTCGATAGCACAGGCTGCGTTACTGCTGACCTACTGGTGCCCGACCTTCCGCCCAGGACCGCGAAAGCCAAATAGCCGATGGCTCAGGATTGCTGTGCAGAATGCCAGAGCCGTTGGGGCTCACAACTACGCAACCAtcgctcaagaagctcacgCGACTCCGCAGGATATCAAGAGGCAAAATGTTCTGAAGCGTGTGTGGTGGTGCTGCATCATCCGTGATCGGATAATGCCGCTCTGCGTCCGCAGAAACATTCAGATCACACGAGAAATCTTCAACTTTGACTCCAATCCCCCTCTCGGATATGAAGACCTTGTTGATGAACTTGAATCGTCGAGGGTGTACAACACTACCACCAAGCACACCCTCATGGTTACCTTGGAGCGCTTGACTGAGCTATGTGTCTGTTTGACCgacgtcttggccttggtatATCCTACTGAACACTTGCCGATTCTTGATGCTGAGGCGCATTCTACGGCGTTCGACAAGGTTCAGGAGTACAGACGCTGTCTACAATATTGGGCTGAGATCACGCGACCACCTTTGAAGCACACCGAGTTGTCTCCAGAAACGGATTCCTTCGAAGACTCTTCCGTTTTGTTCACGAATTTGGCCTGGATATACTACCA TGCCGCTCGAGTGGCTCTCTTCAACTACGAACTACATCTCGGCGTCATCCTGGGACTGGTCACACGAAAGGCGACTTCAAATTTACAGACTCAGTTCCTTGAAGAAAACCGAAAGGGCCTGAGGAGCGCTACCAGAAGCATCGCCGACTGCCATAGTCAACTACACCCACTTCGTCTAACGCGTTGGCTACCGAGTAGCGCTGTCGCGTGCACAGCACTCCCTCTCGCCATGCACATGGTCGATATTAAGATGTCGTCGGACTCGTCTCAGGGCGAAATCTGGTCGCGTCCAGGCATCGCTGCGAAACAGTCGCGGTTGAACGTGCTGATCCAAGCATTCAGAGAACTTCACCCCAAATATGATGGCGTAGACTCGATATCCAAGACGATTCGATATTTCATGGAATGCACCTATCTCCAAGACTCGACACCAACACCCTCTTTTGGCGAGAACACTGACGTTCTGGCGAGAAGTCCTACCTACTACCTCAGGCTGGCCTTGACGATTGACCTCTGCCTGAGCCAAGATCGTCTACCCCAAGACAGTGACTTTCCAACACCGTTGAGGCCCTTCTTGCACAACGCCAGTTTGTCTAAGCCTGTATTGCTCGAACAACAATTTGTTACTCAGTCCCTCGCCACCAAAGCCCTGacacctcctcgacctctttCACCCACCGTTGTCAGAAGCTTTTCCCAATGGGTCGAGGATGATCGGTGTGTTCATTTCGCTCTTGAGATGGGTATTGACATCAGCCAACCCCCCTTTGCGCCGGAAGCCATGCAAGAGAACACGGCAACTGTTGAACCACTACCATGTCCCACGGAGACATGTTCCACTGAGAGTCTGGAGAGTGACTCGGCGAGGGCGGATGATGAGACAGAATACCTGCCTCCGAACCTCGACAACTTGACTGGTTGGGCCGAGAATGACCAGTCACTTTATTTCGCTCAGGAAGCTGGTCTCATTCCTCAGGGTGTTGGACTTTACGATGGGAGCCAGGGAGACGAGGAATATCCAGGCCTCGAAGCACTCGCACAGCACACTCTAGATCTCGATATGGGGTTTCTATGGAAAGGCGTTGAGAATGGCGAACAACCGGAGGATGCTTTAGGCATGTTGATGTAA
- a CDS encoding Oxidored-FMN domain-containing protein: MAAYLTQRICHPHHGIPVSRPETPAPEKEIKCHQPIYNKASKGVPFFTPEQDPRSGTAIEPQPSGKPIPKLFTPLKIRGIEMQNRIWVAPMCQYSAHEGFHTPWHITHYGGMLQRGPGLVMIEATAVQANGRITPEDSGIWLDAHVDTLKKHVDFAHSQNALIGIQLAHAGRKASTVAPWLSSGATASKEVGGWPDDVVGPSDEAFNEQFPTPRAMTIAEIDHFKHDFISGVNRAVGAGFDVIELHFAHGYLVSSFFSPAVNKRTDKYGGSFENRIRLALELVDATREVIPKDMPLFVRISATEWLDTNPDWKGESWTVDESVKLAKILAERGVDVLDVSSGGNHAQQKIIGGPAYQAPFAKKIKAAVGDKMLVSSVGNIKTGQVAQDVIAGGKDADDTPLDLIAAARMFQKNPGLVWAWADELETNIHVAHQIGWGFGGRAHKDAFGDGKHKKH; the protein is encoded by the exons ATGGCGGCATACCTCACCCAGCGAAtttgccatcctcatcatggcATCCCCGTGTCTAGACCAGAGACGCCAGCACCCGAAAAGGAGATCAAGTGCCATCAGCCAATTTACAACAAGGCTTCCAAGGGTGTCCCCTTCTTCACACCAGAGCAGGATCCCCGATCTGGAACGGCCATCGAGCCTCAGCCCTCGGGAAAGCCCATCCCCAAGCTCTTCACGCCCTTGAAGATTCGTGGTATCGAAATGCAAAACCGCATCTGGGTGGCCCCAATGTGCCAGTATAGTGCTCATGAAGGCTTCCATACTCCATGGCACATCACCCACTACGGCGGGATGCTGCAACGCGGC CCCGGCCTTGTGATGATTGAGGCGACCGCAGTGCAAGCAAACGGTCGCATCACACCCGAAGACTCTGGCATTTGGCTTGACGCCCATGTCGACACCCTCAAGAAACACGTCGACTTCGCCCACAGCCAAAACGCCCTTATAGGCATCCAACTCGCTCACGCCGGTCGCAAGGCGTCCACCGTAGCTCCCTGGCTGAGCTCGGGAGCCACTGCGAGCAAAGAAGTCGGCGGATGGCCAGATGACGTCGTCGGTCCCAGCGACGAGGCTTTCAACGAGCAATTTCCTACCCCTCGCGCAATGACTATCGCCGAGATTGATCATTTCAAACACGATTTCATCTCGGGCGTCAATCGCGCTGTCGGGGCTGGCTTTGACGTCATTGAATTACACTTTGCCCACGGGTACCTCGTCTCGAGCTTCTTTTCCCCCGCTGTCAACAAGAGGACCGATAAATACGGAGGTAGCTTTGAGAACCGTATCCGTCTGGCCCTTGAGCTCGTGGACGCGACGAGAGAGGTGATTCCCAAGGATATGCCTCTCTTTGTTCGCATTAGTGCTACTGAATGGCTCGATACTAACCCCGACTGGAAGGGAGAGAGCTGGACCGTTGATGAGAGCGTCAAGCTAGCTAAGATCCTGGCTGAGCGGGGCGTTGATGTCCTCGATGTATCAAGCGGCGGCAATCACGCACAGCAAAAGATCATTGGTGGTCCCGCATACCAGGCTCCCtttgccaagaagatcaaggctgcAGTTGGGGACAAGATGCTTGTTAGTTCAGTGGGAAACATCAAGACCGGTCAGGTAGCTCAGGACGTCATTGCTGGCGGCAAGGATGCAGACGACACTCCGTTGGACCTGATTGCAGCTGCGCGCATGTTCCAGAAGAACCCTGGTCTCGTTTGGGCCTGGGCCGATGAACTGGAGACGAACATTCATGTGGCTCATCAGATTGGTTGGGGGTTCGGTGGAAGAGCCCACAAAGATGCCTTTGGCGATGGTAAACACAAGAAGCATTAG